The Rhodocytophaga rosea genome has a segment encoding these proteins:
- a CDS encoding lmo0937 family membrane protein, with protein sequence MGNILTVVAVVLIILWLIGYVGFGEAVGSFIHVLLVLAIIAILIRLFAGRRVL encoded by the coding sequence ATGGGAAATATATTAACAGTAGTAGCCGTCGTATTAATCATCTTATGGTTGATCGGTTACGTAGGATTTGGCGAAGCAGTAGGTAGCTTCATTCACGTATTGCTCGTACTTGCTATTATAGCCATCTTAATCAGACTATTTGCCGGACGAAGGGTACTATGA
- a CDS encoding lytic transglycosylase domain-containing protein, which yields MTFPIKRNVFTFACSCLIALLIQIPSFSQNVEPLEEDQAAALADTTDTIGQAPLDSTLLVQDIEEIITELPEALVLDQISCLETTIPMTYNKTIKGFISYFTVKKRSFVTTMLERKHLYFPLYEENLRKYNLPDELKYLSIVESGLNPRAVSPARAVGLWQFISSTGRQYKLYQDSYIDERMDPYKATEAACKYLRDLYGMFGDWELALAAYNCGPGNVRRAIRRSGNKTGFWQIYNYLPRETRAYVPMFVAVNYIMTHAEDYNLSIESLAKYIPADTIQISQHLNMEALAKHIDVPLEDLRALNPQVKKNIVPGYLKNYSLRIPAEKKDFFAGNRTSILDSVLVNNAQILLASDTDDFADSPGRRKIIHKVRRGEAISKIAAKYHVRTADIKRWNHLRGNTVRYGQRLAIWVKGKPASTTLVAEKKSQPVNKTASDADANAVEAPETKIYRVQPGDTLWRISQIHGGISVEKIKKMNKLKGNSLKPGQKLIIG from the coding sequence ATGACCTTCCCAATAAAGCGTAATGTATTCACGTTTGCCTGTAGCTGCTTAATTGCCTTATTAATACAAATCCCATCCTTTAGCCAAAATGTTGAACCTTTAGAAGAAGATCAGGCAGCAGCATTAGCAGATACTACAGATACCATTGGTCAGGCTCCTTTAGATTCTACATTACTCGTACAGGATATTGAAGAAATCATTACCGAACTTCCCGAAGCCCTGGTCTTAGACCAAATTAGCTGTCTGGAAACTACCATTCCTATGACCTATAATAAGACCATCAAAGGTTTTATCAGTTATTTTACTGTTAAGAAACGCAGTTTTGTAACGACCATGCTGGAACGGAAACATTTGTACTTCCCCTTGTATGAAGAAAATCTGCGAAAATATAATCTTCCTGATGAACTCAAATACTTGTCAATTGTAGAATCCGGTCTTAACCCAAGAGCTGTTTCTCCAGCCAGAGCAGTTGGCTTATGGCAATTTATCTCTTCTACCGGCAGGCAATATAAACTCTATCAGGATTCATATATTGATGAAAGAATGGACCCGTATAAAGCTACAGAGGCTGCCTGTAAATATTTGAGAGACTTATATGGTATGTTTGGAGACTGGGAGCTTGCATTAGCGGCTTATAATTGCGGGCCAGGAAATGTAAGAAGAGCCATCCGTCGTTCCGGAAATAAAACAGGTTTCTGGCAAATATATAATTATTTGCCTAGAGAGACCAGAGCCTATGTGCCCATGTTTGTAGCTGTCAACTACATTATGACACATGCAGAAGATTATAACTTGTCTATTGAATCATTAGCTAAATATATCCCTGCAGATACTATTCAGATAAGCCAGCACCTTAATATGGAAGCTTTGGCCAAACATATAGATGTGCCCCTGGAAGACCTGCGTGCCCTAAACCCACAGGTTAAAAAGAACATCGTTCCTGGTTATCTTAAAAATTACAGCCTAAGAATTCCGGCTGAGAAAAAAGATTTTTTTGCAGGAAATCGTACCAGTATCCTGGACTCAGTACTTGTGAACAATGCGCAAATTTTGTTAGCTTCCGATACAGATGATTTCGCAGATTCGCCTGGAAGAAGAAAGATTATTCATAAAGTGAGAAGGGGAGAAGCTATCAGTAAAATTGCGGCGAAATATCATGTAAGAACAGCAGATATAAAAAGATGGAATCATTTAAGAGGCAATACGGTACGCTACGGACAAAGATTGGCAATATGGGTAAAAGGTAAACCAGCTTCAACAACTTTAGTAGCAGAGAAAAAATCACAACCGGTTAATAAAACAGCAAGTGATGCCGATGCAAATGCAGTAGAGGCTCCGGAAACTAAAATTTACCGGGTTCAACCTGGCGATACATTATGGAGAATTTCACAAATTCATGGAGGCATCTCTGTTGAAAAAATAAAGAAAATGAATAAGTTGAAAGGTAATTCACTAAAGCCTGGTCAGAAACTCATTATTGGGTAA
- the gatA gene encoding Asp-tRNA(Asn)/Glu-tRNA(Gln) amidotransferase subunit GatA, producing MKTYSSLSEILADIHKGNVSCKKLVAYYLSNIQKKAHLNVFLQVYEQEALQQAEEIDYKISQGTQGRLAGMVIGLKDVLCYQDHHLQGGSKILDGFVSQFTATAVQRLLDEDAIIIGRQNCDEFAMGSSNENSAFGPVLNEVDNLRVPGGSSGGSAVGVQADLCHASLGSDTGGSVRQPAAFCGIVGLKPTYSRISRYGLIAYASSFDTIGILTKSVEDAALLLEVIAGKDDFDSTVSHREVPAYSQALSLDKKVRVAYIRDTLQSEGIQEGIRNNMIAKLDFLKNEGHIVEPIELPALDYILPTYYILTTAEASSNLSRFDGIKYGYRSPQSDTLENMYKHTRAQGFGEEVKRRIMLGTFVLSASYYDAYYTKAQKVRRIIKEKTDELLSVYDFLILPTTPTTAFKIGEHTANPLEMYLGDLFTVQANVVGIPAISIPNGTDAEGLPIGLQVMTSYFNESNLLAFSKYLMEN from the coding sequence TTGAAAACCTATTCTTCTTTATCTGAGATCTTAGCAGATATTCATAAAGGTAATGTGTCGTGCAAAAAATTAGTGGCATATTACCTTTCTAATATTCAGAAAAAAGCCCATTTGAATGTTTTTTTACAAGTATATGAGCAGGAAGCCCTCCAACAAGCAGAAGAAATAGATTATAAAATTTCACAAGGTACACAGGGAAGATTAGCAGGTATGGTAATTGGACTGAAAGATGTACTTTGCTACCAAGACCACCACTTACAGGGTGGCAGTAAAATTCTCGACGGTTTTGTTTCTCAATTCACTGCTACTGCCGTACAGCGGTTATTAGATGAAGATGCCATTATTATTGGCAGGCAAAACTGTGATGAGTTTGCCATGGGCTCTTCCAACGAAAACTCTGCATTTGGCCCTGTTTTAAATGAAGTTGATAATTTACGTGTGCCGGGTGGTTCTTCCGGAGGTTCTGCCGTAGGTGTACAAGCGGATTTGTGTCATGCTTCTTTAGGATCAGATACTGGAGGTTCGGTCAGGCAACCTGCAGCATTTTGTGGCATTGTTGGGTTGAAACCGACTTATTCCCGAATTTCCAGATATGGTTTGATAGCCTACGCTTCTTCGTTTGATACTATTGGTATTCTTACAAAAAGTGTAGAAGATGCTGCTTTATTGTTGGAAGTCATTGCAGGTAAAGATGATTTCGACAGTACCGTGTCGCACCGGGAAGTGCCGGCATATTCGCAAGCACTTTCATTGGATAAAAAAGTCCGGGTTGCCTATATCAGAGATACTTTGCAAAGTGAAGGTATTCAGGAAGGCATCCGGAATAATATGATTGCTAAATTAGATTTTTTGAAGAATGAAGGCCATATTGTAGAGCCGATTGAACTGCCTGCGCTCGATTATATTCTTCCTACTTATTATATTTTAACAACAGCCGAAGCCAGTTCTAATCTTTCCCGTTTTGATGGAATTAAATATGGCTACAGAAGCCCCCAGAGTGATACTTTGGAAAATATGTACAAACATACCAGAGCACAGGGATTTGGGGAAGAAGTAAAACGAAGGATTATGCTGGGAACCTTTGTACTAAGTGCCAGTTATTACGACGCCTATTATACTAAGGCCCAGAAAGTAAGACGCATTATTAAGGAAAAAACAGACGAATTACTATCCGTGTATGATTTTTTAATTTTACCAACTACACCCACAACTGCTTTTAAAATCGGTGAGCATACCGCTAACCCATTAGAAATGTATCTTGGAGATTTATTTACTGTTCAAGCCAATGTAGTAGGCATTCCTGCCATTTCCATACCAAATGGAACAGATGCAGAAGGCTTACCTATTGGATTACAGGTAATGACGAGCTACTTTAATGAAAGCAATCTGCTTGCATTTTCGAAGTATCTGATGGAAAACTAA
- a CDS encoding YkvA family protein, whose product MSASKLAGRVIKSVFFKVALERAVEYAKSNKKMGDLLSKVRSKTQHLEPTENNASFMENVSTLRRMVRAYKQGDYKEIPWRSLTLVLAGLLYFVSPIDFIPDLLPLVGFTDDIAVIIWVYNAIRSDIENFRQWEAKQVVPISEQS is encoded by the coding sequence ATGTCTGCATCAAAACTTGCCGGCCGGGTAATTAAATCTGTTTTTTTTAAAGTAGCTTTAGAAAGGGCTGTAGAATATGCTAAAAGCAATAAAAAGATGGGCGATCTGCTCTCAAAGGTACGGTCGAAAACCCAGCATCTGGAACCAACAGAAAATAATGCCTCTTTTATGGAGAATGTAAGTACCCTAAGGCGAATGGTACGTGCATATAAACAAGGAGATTACAAAGAAATCCCGTGGCGTTCGCTCACACTTGTTCTCGCAGGCTTACTATATTTCGTATCTCCAATTGATTTTATTCCTGATTTGCTTCCTTTGGTTGGTTTTACCGATGATATTGCTGTAATCATATGGGTGTATAATGCCATCAGATCTGACATAGAAAATTTCAGACAATGGGAGGCTAAGCAAGTAGTACCTATCAGCGAACAGTCATAA
- a CDS encoding FG-GAP-like repeat-containing protein encodes MRILRLLNASSSFFLKVEMKPTPAFYTYLLIIYSLLFVAPAVKAQTFKFNQDQSIPLIYQNDTLVNAWAGGLNASQYSTIHLNNDETEDLIVFDRTTNTLRTFLATSFKNTLRYVYVPQYESEFPPALESWILLADYNRDGNKDIFTHTTLGVKVYKNTSNENGLSWQLIANPLETQGFSGLINLLIAVSDIPAITDLDNDGDLDILTFDGIGDMIEFHQNQSIEKYNHADALEFKKVNTCWGKFRQGVSCEEYIFGEDCGTVIGRIHNPLRVQHTGSSLLITDLDGDGDKDLLNGHVGCQAMVKLTNNGNTQQAIFNEIDADFPASEPINFPVFPAAFFEDLDFDGKKDLIVSPNVTTNEGNFINFRESNWLYKNTGSNDSPVFAFNQTDFLQSTMLDVGENAFPALADYDGDGDTDLFIGTRGNYNMGNGRFYATIHLYENIGTPEKASFEIITEDYLNLSSLQLTFLKPSFTDVNNDRVPDLVFANTYNNGRNTDLKYILNAAPQNSAFQFSLNNIQTLPLTFDANDTPLLYDLDGDNILDALVGKFYGNIEYYLNTGTNTNPVYNLRNEFLGGLPVDPFDRNVSLTMADLDFDGKADLISGDRNGKIKVYADVLNQLAQSLNPDTSIIWNPIANNYIAAKLDGFIFPAAADLNNDKLPELLVGTQAGGIIMLKNTSEAGNPDPEPTESGLLGPNPVDTYLYLNLLFDSEVNVYSVLGQSLIDKRKIMANQKTPLDFRNFPAGIYLIKISSPEVSTVKKIVVRH; translated from the coding sequence ATGAGAATATTAAGGTTATTGAATGCAAGTAGTAGTTTTTTTCTGAAAGTAGAGATGAAGCCAACACCAGCTTTTTATACATATTTATTAATTATATATAGCCTTCTTTTTGTTGCCCCCGCAGTAAAGGCACAAACATTTAAGTTTAATCAGGATCAATCTATTCCACTCATCTATCAGAACGATACATTGGTAAATGCATGGGCTGGCGGACTGAATGCATCCCAGTATAGTACCATTCATCTCAATAATGATGAAACAGAAGATTTAATTGTATTTGACCGTACAACAAATACCCTGCGTACTTTTCTGGCAACTTCTTTCAAGAATACCCTGCGCTATGTATATGTACCCCAGTATGAAAGTGAATTTCCTCCAGCGCTGGAATCATGGATACTACTGGCAGATTATAACCGGGATGGGAATAAAGATATATTTACTCACACGACCCTTGGGGTAAAAGTGTATAAGAATACTTCTAATGAGAATGGCCTTTCCTGGCAATTGATAGCCAACCCCTTAGAAACGCAAGGATTTTCCGGGTTAATAAATTTACTTATAGCGGTATCAGATATTCCTGCCATTACCGATCTGGATAATGACGGAGATTTGGATATTCTTACCTTTGATGGTATTGGAGATATGATAGAATTTCACCAGAACCAGAGCATAGAAAAATACAATCATGCAGATGCCTTGGAATTTAAGAAAGTGAATACCTGCTGGGGAAAATTCCGGCAAGGAGTTTCCTGCGAAGAATATATTTTTGGCGAAGATTGCGGCACCGTAATTGGCCGGATTCATAATCCACTCCGGGTACAGCATACTGGTTCTTCCCTGCTCATTACAGATTTGGATGGCGATGGAGACAAAGACCTGCTAAATGGCCATGTGGGCTGTCAGGCAATGGTAAAATTGACTAACAACGGAAATACACAGCAAGCTATTTTCAATGAAATTGATGCTGATTTCCCGGCCAGTGAGCCTATTAATTTTCCTGTATTTCCGGCAGCCTTTTTTGAAGATCTGGATTTTGACGGAAAGAAAGACTTGATTGTAAGTCCTAATGTGACAACCAATGAAGGCAATTTTATCAATTTCAGAGAATCAAACTGGCTATACAAAAATACCGGCTCTAACGATTCACCAGTTTTTGCTTTTAATCAAACAGATTTCCTGCAATCTACCATGCTGGATGTAGGGGAAAATGCATTTCCTGCCCTTGCTGATTACGATGGAGACGGAGATACAGATTTATTTATTGGGACCAGAGGGAATTATAACATGGGTAACGGAAGATTTTATGCCACTATTCATCTGTATGAGAACATAGGTACGCCGGAGAAAGCATCCTTTGAAATCATCACAGAGGACTATCTGAATTTATCTTCCCTGCAACTTACATTTCTCAAACCTTCATTTACGGATGTAAACAACGACCGTGTGCCCGACCTCGTTTTTGCCAATACCTATAATAACGGGCGCAATACTGATCTAAAATACATTCTCAACGCAGCTCCGCAGAATAGTGCTTTCCAGTTTTCGCTTAACAACATACAAACATTGCCCTTGACTTTTGATGCAAACGATACTCCCCTGCTCTATGACCTGGATGGAGATAATATACTGGATGCATTGGTAGGAAAATTTTATGGCAATATAGAATACTATCTGAATACTGGTACCAATACAAATCCGGTATATAACCTGCGCAATGAGTTTCTGGGTGGCCTTCCCGTAGATCCTTTTGACAGGAATGTTTCATTAACGATGGCGGACCTGGATTTTGATGGAAAAGCAGATCTCATTTCTGGCGACCGGAATGGGAAGATTAAAGTATATGCTGATGTACTTAATCAGTTAGCACAATCATTAAATCCGGATACCAGTATCATCTGGAATCCGATTGCCAATAACTATATCGCTGCCAAGCTGGATGGATTTATTTTTCCGGCTGCAGCTGATTTAAATAATGATAAATTACCTGAGTTGCTGGTAGGAACACAGGCAGGTGGTATAATTATGTTGAAAAACACATCAGAGGCTGGTAATCCAGACCCTGAGCCTACTGAATCAGGCCTCCTGGGGCCTAATCCGGTAGATACATATTTATATCTCAATTTACTGTTTGATAGCGAAGTGAATGTATATTCTGTTTTGGGTCAATCACTTATAGATAAACGCAAGATCATGGCTAATCAGAAAACGCCACTAGATTTCAGGAATTTCCCGGCAGGTATATACCTTATAAAAATTTCTTCGCCGGAAGTCTCTACTGTTAAAAAAATCGTAGTTCGTCATTAG
- a CDS encoding lmo0937 family membrane protein — MGSILYVVAVVLIILWLIGYVGFGEAVGNFIHILLVLAIIAILIRVISGRRAL; from the coding sequence ATGGGAAGTATATTATATGTAGTGGCTGTTGTATTAATCATCTTATGGTTGATTGGCTACGTAGGATTCGGCGAAGCAGTAGGTAACTTTATCCACATCTTATTAGTACTTGCTATTATAGCCATCTTGATCCGTGTCATTTCAGGACGAAGAGCATTATAG
- a CDS encoding RNA polymerase sigma factor, translating to MNTVYDSTIEALIQGCIRGDSTSQKGLYKHFYGYGMSISLRYSKNIEEAVEVLNDSFLKVFTKIKKYDPERSFKGWLRKIIINTALDNYRHNLKYYHALDIENGESSPANETILSGLAYQEILAMVQNLSPAYRTVFNLYVIDGYTHEEIAEMLEISIGTSKSNLSKARENLRNMLKKNKNEYARYSRR from the coding sequence GTGAACACTGTATATGACTCTACCATAGAAGCCCTTATTCAAGGATGTATCCGGGGCGATTCCACCAGTCAGAAAGGGCTATATAAGCACTTTTATGGATATGGTATGAGCATTAGTTTACGCTATTCCAAAAATATTGAAGAAGCCGTAGAAGTGCTTAATGACAGTTTTCTGAAGGTGTTCACCAAAATAAAAAAATACGACCCGGAAAGGTCTTTTAAAGGATGGCTGCGAAAAATTATCATTAATACAGCCCTTGATAATTACAGGCACAATCTGAAATACTATCATGCACTTGATATAGAAAACGGAGAATCCTCACCGGCTAATGAAACAATACTATCAGGACTAGCTTATCAGGAGATTTTGGCTATGGTACAAAACCTGTCTCCTGCCTACCGGACAGTATTTAATTTATATGTGATTGATGGCTACACACATGAAGAGATCGCCGAAATGCTGGAAATTTCAATCGGCACTTCTAAATCCAATTTGTCGAAAGCCAGAGAGAACCTGAGGAATATGTTAAAAAAAAACAAAAATGAGTACGCCAGATATTCCAGAAGATGA
- a CDS encoding thioredoxin-like domain-containing protein, whose protein sequence is MKRISLLCLVAAISCMVLTSCKGQNKNLEQTATATSPMKLPAVNAPEINTQYGWLNTDKSYSIKDFRGKILLLDFWTFGCINCQHIIPDLKKLEQEYAKELVVVGVHSAKFESEKTNTNIRKAILKFGVEHPVVNDADYKVWQEYGVKAWPTVVLISPDGKVVGQHAGEGVYKPVKQNIELLLKQYDDKINREPIVFKLEKSKEANTFLKFPSKMVNDEAGNIWFADSGNNRVLKINSDGKVLEIIGKGSEGFGDGDFSSATFYEPHGLALKGNTLYIADTKNNSIRKADLTTKKVETVAGDGEMGYYFFNDKWDVPVKPNSPWDLLIDGEVMYIANAGNHQVLKMDLATNKVTRFAGTGREALANGSLKESAFNQPSGLTKIGDILYVADSEASAVRAIDLKKQTVATPLGKGLFDFGDKDGDVDGALLQHCVGVTAKDGKIYIADTYNGKIKTLDLKNERVSTLVAGLNEPNDILFIDNQMWISDTNNHQLVKVDLKNSEKKVVEVSL, encoded by the coding sequence ATGAAACGTATTTCCCTCCTTTGTCTGGTTGCGGCCATCAGTTGTATGGTACTAACTAGTTGTAAAGGGCAAAATAAAAATTTAGAACAAACCGCCACCGCTACTTCTCCTATGAAATTACCTGCTGTAAATGCTCCGGAAATCAATACGCAATATGGATGGCTCAATACAGACAAATCATACTCAATTAAAGATTTCAGAGGAAAAATCCTGCTGCTGGACTTCTGGACATTTGGCTGCATTAATTGCCAGCACATCATTCCGGACCTCAAGAAACTAGAACAGGAATACGCCAAAGAACTGGTAGTAGTAGGTGTACATTCGGCGAAGTTTGAATCAGAGAAAACCAATACTAATATCCGCAAAGCCATTCTCAAATTCGGAGTTGAACATCCGGTTGTAAATGATGCCGATTACAAAGTGTGGCAAGAATATGGGGTAAAAGCATGGCCTACTGTCGTATTGATTTCGCCGGATGGCAAAGTAGTGGGCCAACATGCCGGGGAAGGTGTTTATAAACCCGTAAAACAGAATATTGAACTGCTGCTTAAACAATACGACGATAAAATCAACCGGGAACCTATTGTCTTTAAGCTGGAAAAAAGCAAGGAAGCGAATACCTTTTTAAAGTTTCCTTCTAAAATGGTAAATGATGAGGCTGGCAATATCTGGTTTGCTGATAGCGGGAATAACCGGGTACTTAAAATTAATTCTGATGGCAAAGTACTGGAAATAATTGGTAAAGGCAGCGAAGGCTTTGGGGACGGAGATTTTAGTTCGGCTACTTTTTACGAACCACATGGCCTAGCCTTGAAAGGCAACACCCTCTATATTGCCGATACCAAAAACAACTCCATCCGCAAAGCAGACCTCACCACAAAAAAAGTGGAAACTGTGGCCGGAGATGGAGAAATGGGCTATTATTTCTTCAACGACAAATGGGATGTACCTGTAAAACCGAACAGTCCCTGGGATTTACTGATCGATGGTGAAGTGATGTATATTGCGAATGCCGGTAATCATCAGGTATTAAAAATGGATTTGGCTACCAATAAAGTTACCCGTTTTGCCGGAACTGGCCGGGAAGCACTTGCCAATGGCAGTTTGAAGGAATCGGCCTTTAATCAGCCTAGTGGTTTGACTAAAATCGGCGATATTTTATATGTAGCCGATTCAGAAGCGAGTGCCGTTCGTGCTATTGACCTCAAAAAGCAAACGGTAGCTACACCCTTAGGAAAAGGATTATTTGATTTTGGAGATAAAGACGGAGATGTAGACGGTGCCCTCTTGCAACATTGTGTGGGAGTAACTGCCAAGGATGGTAAAATTTACATTGCCGACACTTATAATGGCAAGATAAAAACACTTGATTTAAAAAATGAACGGGTAAGCACTCTGGTTGCCGGTTTGAATGAGCCCAATGATATCCTGTTTATAGATAATCAAATGTGGATTTCTGACACCAATAATCATCAGCTGGTAAAAGTTGACCTAAAAAACAGTGAGAAAAAGGTCGTTGAGGTGAGTTTGTAA
- a CDS encoding UDP-N-acetylmuramoyl-tripeptide--D-alanyl-D-alanine ligase, translating to MTLDIEKLYNLYLNSRSISTDTRKIMPGSLFFALKGERFNGNTFARHAIEAGASYAVVDEAEYATDDKYILVENVLQALQQLANYHRRQLTIPFIGITGSNGKTTTKELINAVLSRKYKTYATKGNLNNHIGVPLTILAITNEIEMAIIEMGANKIGDVAELVAICEPTHGLITNIGKAHLEGFGGVEGVKKGKGELYDFLQFRNGVVFVNALNETLESMVRTRYFGEVVQYPRVGDFMACEMLSSSPFVTYRSENGDIVETHLSGVHNFENIAVALCVGKYFEVSAEEANVAVSGYISENNRSQIVHKGTNIIYLDAYNANPTSMQASLEHFMTINTPKKVVILGDMFELGEESETEHRRIGEVVAKGNFSKVLLCGKRMQAAVEANPQSYYFIDKFSLNNWLQENKIENAHILIKGSRGMGLETIVDLI from the coding sequence ATGACTTTAGATATTGAAAAATTATACAATTTATACCTCAACAGCCGGTCTATATCTACAGATACCCGGAAAATTATGCCCGGTTCCTTGTTTTTTGCTTTAAAAGGCGAACGGTTTAATGGTAATACTTTTGCTAGGCACGCCATTGAGGCAGGAGCAAGTTACGCTGTAGTAGATGAAGCTGAATATGCCACGGATGATAAATATATTCTGGTTGAAAATGTTTTACAAGCTTTGCAACAACTTGCTAATTATCACCGCCGCCAACTTACCATTCCTTTTATTGGTATTACCGGTTCCAATGGTAAAACTACAACGAAAGAGTTAATAAATGCAGTACTGAGCCGCAAATATAAAACCTATGCTACCAAGGGAAATCTGAATAACCATATTGGAGTGCCGCTTACCATACTTGCTATTACTAACGAAATAGAAATGGCAATTATTGAAATGGGTGCCAATAAGATAGGAGATGTTGCCGAACTTGTGGCCATTTGCGAACCTACCCACGGATTGATAACTAATATTGGTAAAGCACATCTGGAAGGTTTTGGTGGGGTTGAAGGGGTAAAAAAAGGCAAAGGTGAATTATATGATTTTTTGCAGTTTCGTAATGGGGTTGTATTTGTAAATGCGCTCAACGAAACCCTGGAAAGTATGGTTAGGACCAGGTATTTTGGCGAGGTAGTTCAATACCCAAGAGTTGGAGATTTTATGGCTTGCGAAATGCTGTCATCTTCCCCTTTTGTTACGTATAGAAGTGAAAATGGAGATATTGTAGAAACGCATTTATCAGGGGTACATAATTTTGAGAATATAGCTGTTGCTTTATGTGTGGGTAAATATTTTGAAGTATCAGCAGAAGAGGCTAATGTTGCTGTAAGCGGGTACATTTCGGAGAATAACCGTTCCCAGATTGTACATAAAGGAACTAACATCATTTACCTGGATGCATATAATGCCAACCCTACTTCCATGCAAGCTTCTTTGGAGCATTTTATGACGATAAATACTCCTAAAAAAGTGGTTATTCTGGGTGACATGTTTGAGTTAGGAGAAGAAAGCGAAACAGAACACCGTAGAATCGGTGAAGTGGTAGCCAAAGGAAATTTTTCTAAAGTTTTATTATGTGGTAAACGTATGCAAGCTGCCGTAGAAGCCAATCCCCAATCCTATTATTTCATAGATAAATTTTCACTTAACAACTGGCTGCAGGAAAATAAAATAGAGAATGCCCATATTCTTATCAAAGGTTCCAGAGGGATGGGACTTGAAACGATAGTGGATTTAATTTAA
- a CDS encoding Sec-independent protein translocase subunit TatA/TatB, which translates to MQLTTIFAFLGNLGGPEIFLIVLFVLIFFGAKKIPELARGLGRGIREFKDATKEIKDEIEEGVKDDKPVTK; encoded by the coding sequence ATGCAACTGACAACCATTTTTGCATTCTTAGGTAACTTAGGTGGCCCGGAAATATTCTTAATAGTTCTTTTTGTATTAATATTTTTCGGAGCCAAAAAAATCCCAGAACTGGCTCGTGGATTAGGCAGAGGTATCCGGGAGTTTAAAGATGCCACCAAAGAAATAAAAGACGAAATCGAAGAAGGTGTTAAAGACGACAAACCAGTTACCAAATAA